In Melospiza georgiana isolate bMelGeo1 chromosome 20, bMelGeo1.pri, whole genome shotgun sequence, the sequence ACAATTTTATGAGTCTGAACTTGACACCTAACATGGCTTGTGCCATGTGAGCTCTTTCTTGAGCTGTCTGGAAGTAAATTGTTTAAGTTCTGTCCAAAATAATCTACTCtagaaagaaataatattaGATTTTTTATATCAAAATGAAACAACAcctatagatttttttcttttctaacttATCAGCTCTAAGTCACTGGGGCTGCTTTTGTCTCTCAAAATTCCAGGGATCTGATCACTGATCCATTTGTTGAGAAATGCCTGATTTTTGCTGGTGAGACCTCAATAAAACTGAAGAAGTCTCTGCTTCCCTCAATAACAGATGAGCTCTTGCAGGGAGGAGTTGAAAATGTTCTAGGTAATAAGGAGAATAAGATTAATGTAAAGGTGATTTTCACAGGAAATAAACCCTTCCAGTCAGGATGTATTCTAACTGGAAATAAATTCTTGCCCACTCATTTTACCTGCAATAAAATGGGATAATCTTTGGAGCAAGGAGCACTGTTATTTTTCCTCTAAATTTCTAAGGTTCTCAGCCATTCCTACTGTAAAAGCTAAACAGGCTCAGAGGTCATTCCTCAGAAAATTTGGGAGCTTCACTTATTTTGTTTGCATTGTAACATGTTTGCTGATTCATGCCACAAGGGATCTGctccattattttccttttaagtaAGGAAGATGTTATTTTAATCTGAAAAGTCTCTTGGAATAATGCATTTAAAGCTCCTATCCCTGCTGATTTAATATTCCAACAGATCcccaaaaatatatatatataatacaaaaTACACTGTGAATCATAACACTTGATGTTTAATGAGTTGGGGGGTgaaagtttttctcttttcaacaATCCCAAATTGCATTATTTTCATTCATATGAATTCACAGCTTGCACAAAACAGAGACAATTTGAGTGCTTTGTGTAAGTGTTTGTGTGGAATGGTTGGAAGAATTTCCTTGGTTTCTCAGCATTCATGCAGGCTTCCTGGGATGTTGAAGAAGTCCAGGCTGAAGGCATTCAATACCTTGCCAGCTTTGTAGAGGATAAAACTGGTAAGGCACTACTTgatctatttatttattcatttattctgCTCCTTCCTTACATTTTGAGGTAATAGgaagaggaaaacatttttctaatgCCCACAAATGAGAATGAAATTGTTCTCTTCCTATCTCTGTAGTGATGGGATTGTGTTGGTTCTTGTTCTGTACATGCTTTTGTTAACCAGCAGAGGGGTTTTACTGGATAATAAAAACGGGCACTAGGGGAAGAAAACCCTGTGATATTTGAATTGGCAGCAAACTGACATTTGAGGAAGGTAATTTCCACAAGCCCTGGGGGTGATGACCTGGGGGTAATTCCTGGGGCTGCAAGGCTGGCAGAGCAAAAGGAAGCTCCACATGGCCAATTCCTGTGTCTGTAAAGCTCTGAGGGTGAGAGCTGTGTGTTTTCTCCCAGAAGCTGcacatttttcaaaagaaaatctttcttttgAAAGATTTTCAGATCAAGGTTCATAATTCAAAGCACTGTGTTAAATCAGTTATAAAATGCTCTGTCCTTTGACAACACTTTAATGCTGGCATTGGTTTATGATGTTAAAACTTATTCTTAGCTTTAATTGATAGGAGACATTTCCCACACAGATTAAAACAATTCACTCTGTTTTGTTCTCTTTGATTCAAGAGCCTTTCTCAAGGAATTTCTTTTCCCCCACAGCATTGCCCTATCTGCTGACATGCACAGAAGTGATCACTCTTGCCATGAAGGTTCACACAGATTCTCTGGATTTACAAGTGGATGGCTGCACTTTATTGCTTGAAATTCTTAGTCAAGGTACAATTAAGATTTCCTCCTTCTGCTGGGTCTTGTAAAGATTATTGAATCCATTATCTGCTCAATTAACAGTTTTAGGGGATGAATTTAAAGATCTAAAGGAAGTTAAGCAGCTTTTTGAATTCTCATGGCCTTCCTTCAGGACTGGCACACAGTAATTCTGTGTTgagttaattttaaatacagGTGCTGATCTTGTCCAACCAAGTTGGTTTTCATGTTATGTAGAGTGTTGCTAGAGGGCATAAATAAGACTCTTGTTGTTttggtattttaattttaaaccaTAAAAGTAGTTTTGGGTCTCTTGTGTGGTCCCTGCTGTCACTTTCATGGCAATTTACCCCAAAACCACCTGATGATATGAGCTTAAAAATACTAAGAActgattttcagaaaatgaaagttTAAAGTAACTTTTGCTTATTTTATATGAAGAAATGCTGCTAATTGAATGTTTTGCTATGCTGATTGCAGGGCAGGGGGGTTCAGATTTCATTCAAAACCACTGAAATCTTTGTTCCATTCCAATGTTTGTGGTGACAGCTCTGAAACAGGGGGTGACGATGGCCTTGGATGAGAGTGTGGCCAGCTGCCTGTTACACACAGTGAGGGAACATTCTGAGAATGAAGAGTTCCTTTCAATGCTCTGCACAGTTCTGATGATGGTTTCAGCCAGTGGTGGGTCACCTTGCTCATTCTTTGGGGAATCTTAATTTGGTTTTACTTTTTGAAACAGATCCAAGATAATGCAGTGATTTCACTGAGAGGTGTGGATGTCTGTGTGTAATTATTAATTTATCAGTGCTAATATTGCTAAGATTGACCAGATAGTGATAACACCCCTGAAAGTTTAAGATACAATGCTGAGGCTTCAGGGATTTACTCTAAAAGATACAATTCTGTATTTCCTCTTGGTTTGGAAACAAATACAAGCTCTGCAAATAGTAGTGCTTGAGAAAATGAGGGCACAGAACCAGAATTCTATTTTGGACTCTGCCACGATGAATTGAAACCATTCTCCCTAACTTCTCTACTTTGTTCTCTTTTCTTCTGAACTTGTAATTgctaaatatttatattatttttagttGTTTTCAGTGTCAGTTCAACAGTCATCAAAGACTCTTTTTAGAAATGGTTACAGTAGGATGTAGCAGCAAGGCGGAAATATtcaaaaaattattacaaagaGTCATGTCTAAGACTAAACTATTTTTCCCCAGCGTTTCCTAATTCTGAAGCTTAGTTTGAATCGTTAAAATGGAAACAGGTgaaaaattgtaatttaaaTCCTCTCAGttcctttcctgctctgtgaATTCCCAGTCTGTGAGGAAGCAGGATAGCCAGGCATGCATTTGAATGGATCAGATGTGTTAAATGCATCTTGTTAAAGAATTCGGTCTGTTCTCTTGCTTCCTTTTGTGCAGTTGATGGGCTCATGTTCCCGCTCTGTTATCTCAGTTTGAACACCTTAGTGCTGCCTGTTTCCAGGCCAGTGAGTGGGACAAAACCCCCAGATTCTATAGaatttctgtgctttgcagAAGTAGCTGCGGAGAACCTAAGGAAAGTTGGAATCATCCCAGACCTTCTGTCAATTTTGAGACGTTTTCTTCACAACGACAATATCTGCTTCTCTTGCTGTGCCGTTCTCTGGAGCTTGGCTGTGAGTGGTGAGTAGAACACAGGAATATTGTGCCTGCACTGCTGTGGCTGAAGGGCAGCAGGGATTGAGCCTAATTGAGTTCAGACGTTCCTGTCGCTGGGATTGGATTTTCTCCCATTCTTGTTCCAGGGAGATGGAATGAGATAATTTTTAAgattccttccagcccaaaccaatctgattttgtgattttttgtGATTCTGGAGAGTTGTTTCCACAGCACTGCTACCATCACTTTGTGATCCAGAGttagataaaaacaaaaatcaatgcAGAGTTTTTTAGCAACCCTTTATGTGATAAGGTGTCACATTTGAGCCGTTCAGGCCAAGATGTGACCTGATTTCATATTTACTGATTTGTTTGTGATGTGTTCTTGTGGAGGTGTGTTCTGATCATCCTGCAAGGCTGGAAGCACAGCTTGTGCACAGTTTCACCTGGTGTGTTTTATTCCCTCTGTGCAGCAAATTACCCGTTGGATTTATGGGACAGCTGAATTTCCATCCTGCAGCCTGGATACTGTCAAAACTGTGGTTATTTCTGGAGGCTTCTTGCTGTGATTCCTATGCATAATTTAAATGACAAAGAACACTAGTTCCTGCAGAAGTTCAGCTTTCTCCAAtaaacagaattatttattaGTTCTGTAGCACTTGGTTTGGTTCTGTACATTTTTgattccttccctctgctgccctccAGACTAAAACAATGTTGCATTATTCCAATGCCAGCAGCCATTAAGGTTTTACTGATATAATTTGACACACAGTGATATCAGTACTTCATTAAATAACTctgcctgctgcatttcctttctGCTAAGGGAATTCAGAGGATAACACAGACCAAGCAGTGCTGGCaagtgctgtccctgtcacctcagcagtgctgcaggaacacCTCCAGAATGGAGTCATTGCAGAGTctgcctgctcagctctgtgggCACTGGCACTCCAAGGTGGGTGACCCCAGTGTCCCCGTTGTCCCTTGGGCATGGGAAAGGCTGGGATGTCTGTGTGCCAGTGGCGACACTGCAATccgggctgctgggctggagaggctctgcagagggcagCAGAGTGAGGAGCTTGCATCCTCTCCTGGTTGCTcttcctgcactcgctctgTGGCTCCCTAATGGAGCCATTTTTGATGAGCTGCAGCAATTAAATCACCAGATACTGCTAATGGGGACTCCACTGGTGGGCAGCTTATTTGCTTGGTTGATTTGGAACAGTGTTTcatgttaaaaaagaaaaaatctttcattATCATTTGCACTAAGGAAATCATCCTTGCAGTCCTACTCTGTCTTATTTCTTCCTCATGCAACAACATTGTCACATTTACCTACTGCCTGCCCTTGTGCCCTTGTTTCACTGAGAAAAGATGAGCAAAACACTCTCAGCAATCTCATTTCTATTCCCCATCAGTAGAATAAGTTGAGTATTCAGGACTCTTGATTCTTCTGGCCTGGAGGATACTGAAATTTTGggcttttctgtgtgttttgtttctttctttaaagGTTGCTTAGCTGACAGTGACTATGAGCCCACAGCAGCACTTGTGCTGGATGCACTCAGGATGAACCCAGAAAGAAAAAGGCTGGTGGAGAATGGCTGCCTGGCTTTAGCCACCCTTGTGAGGCTCTCAGGTAACATTCAGCACTTCTGCTTTTATTAATTACCAATCAGCTCCATCAacatgaaattaaaatcactTCTGCATATCTGGTCTTTTATTTTTACCCAATTATGCTTCAGAATAGTTGTTAGGAAGACTGAAAATAATGGGCACAACTTCCTGAAAATGTGCCCTTAGCCAGCTCTGAGGGGATGGGAAGCAGATCCTGCagtctgcagctccagcagtgttTGTCTTCCTTGCAGAAACTGCAGCTTTGGCAATTCTGCTGGACTCAAAGGGCAGTGGAACAGAGCTGATCAAACAGGAATATCACCTTCATTCCCACGAGCCAGAGGTGGCAGAGGCTCTGTGCCTGCTCATGAACGAGATGGTTCAGTATGGTGagatggctgctgctgccacttgTTGAGTGTCCCCCTCTCTCCCAGCCCTAAAATCAGTAAAACCACaacagcagctctcaggaaaGACTTCATGTCTGAGAAAATTGCATTCATCCTCCTGAGAATTCACTCCACTTGTTCCAAACAAATACCACTCTGATGGTAAAACATCTTAACTTCATCTTCTCttgcctgctctccctgtgcttctTTAGCTCCTGCTCCACTGGCAGTTGTGCTATAACCATAAATTTTCTTGTTCATTGGCACTGCAGATGAGGTTATGCTGAATATGAGGTcccagaaaatggaaaagctgtTGTCTGAAATAAAATTCCAGTTTCCATTTAGCACGGTATGGAGAAGTCTCTATGATAATAAAGTagataaatatattatttctgGTGAGGGATTTGATCATAGTGCAGAAATTTAGAGAATTAGCTGCATGTGGAGTGAAGAGTGAATTTCTAAGGATAGTTCTAATTACTGAGAACAAATGATTGAAAgttgtttttcttgttgttgttaatgctgaaattttaaaaaattatattctggTCTCTTGCAACATTACATTAATTTATTACAGTCCTCATGCTAAACCAGGCTGAAGTTTACAGGAATAAAGCCATAAGTATATTACATCcaatttatttttggtttggaAGTGGCATCGttaacaaataaacaaaaacccaacaaaaactcTCTGACAGTTTGTGGGAAGATTTAACTTGCATTAAATTTCACCAAGTAgtcacactgaaaaaaaagggaaaaccagcAAAGTTATCAGAGCCATTTAATGTGTTACACTAATATTTCTTCTGCAATGGCTTGCTGGCAAGAAACCAATAATTAGGTTTGTTCATCAAGCCAGTACAACTGGTTAATCTTAATTTTGCTGATTTCAGTTAAGTATTTACAGAATTGTTCTCAAAGACAGTCACAAACTGTTCTCCTGCAGGCATTGCCTGCACCCCTTCAGTGAACACTGCAGCCCCAAGGtagcacagaaaaaataatcccaGAAGGGGAGAAAGCTCCCTCTCCTGTTGTAACAGCAGCCACTTCAAAGACCTGTGTTAGACacattgtttttattaataaatgaaTACAAAAATAAGTGGAGCAACAAGGTAATCTTCTGTCTGACAATTCTCACCTTTCTCTCCAGGAGATTCTGACCCTGGTGGATGCAACACTTTCGAaactgaggaaggaaaaatgctttGTCTGAGAACAACACTTGGCCACTGCTGGATACAAAAGCCTGGAGCCTCCATTAGAGGATTCCTCTCACcagaaaaaagaatattgggCTATTAATAATATACAAACAGGTATTTATTGGTGGTTTGGGTACCACAACTGTGTAACAGCAATAATTAAGAATTCACCTTGCAGTAGACCTCACTTTGTGGGCCTCAACATACTTGAAATAAAGATCTTAATCCTTGGAGTTTTGACAAAGCAATGACAGTTTCTTCCTTCACCTatcataatttaatttttttaacttattCAGTGTCTATTTCTGTTGAAGGAATTTAACTGATTAAGTtcttcccagctgcaggcaTTTGTTACAAAGGTTGTTTGAGCACAGTAGCAGGCATCAGGCACAGGGTACCAGCAGCATTCCTGTACTTCCAGGTTATTGTAGCATTGTCTTTGGATTGATTTTATGAAGTAGCTGCTGTCAGTTCTGACTTCTCTCTAAATTTGGAATGTGACATCAATCCAGCAAATGCTGCAGATGAAAGATTCTACCCtgtgttttttaagttttacaATTTTTCTTGTTAGCTTTGTTCTTAACAGCAGcttcccatttctttttctccagggTGTAAAGTCTCATAGCTGCTTGTGCATCCTGGATCTGAAACAGAACAGACCAGACAAGGATGTGAGATAAAAAGCAGCTAAATCTTTCATCATTTTAATACATCCTTCCAATTAACATTTCAAGATCTCTTTTTACATGTAGGCTCTGTGCCTAGGGAAAGGGATAAATGGTGTATTTAGAGTGCAGGGCCCACCACAAGGCTCTACATTGGAAAGTCCTAAGAGAATTTTGTTATTGATAAAGTATCTATGAGCTCCCCTCCCAGTTTTGCTTCCCCAGTTCATTCCTCTTTTCCATCCTCCTGCCCACTGAAATAAAGGATCTGCTGAGGTTCAGGTGTCTCCCACTGTTTATCCATCCTGCCACAGTGCAGAATGCTGCTTTTAGAGTAAACACATCTTGATCATTGCTTTTCCCCCTGGGAATTTTAACAAGAATTCAGAGTTGTGCAGAAGTTGTTTATGAAGTGAGTGAACAGTGAGCAAGCTGAGATGACAatctcactgctgctgtccaAGCAGAGCTTGCTGAGTTCCACTGGGATgaaggcacagccctggggactgaagcagagccagagctggatGTTCTGGGCAGGTACCTACCGAGCAGTGCTCTGCTGTCTGCACCTGGACATTGAGCAGCTTCTCACACAGCAGCTTCAGGGATGGCCTGGAACTCTGGGGACAGAACAGACCATAAACCATGCTGTCTCACAGGACTCAAAATAACAGAGATGGGtgttatataaaaatatgttcCTCAAAGTACAGCACATCTTAGCCTCTGCTGGTGAAATACCAggaataattaattaattaggaGATTTGAGTGTGCATAGGTAGGAAAGAAGGAACAGGGTGAGGTAAAAGCAAGCTCAGGAGTGAGTCAGCAGCTCTGGAGTCTGTTAATTGAGTACCCTCCCTGCAGTCTCTTACCTTCACTCTCTCTTTGAAAGGTTTGtatctctgtgtgtccctgatCATCTTGTGAGGGTGATCAAGAAGTAGGACCTAGAAGAAATCACATTTTCAGTCTAAAATGTGTCATTGCATGAAACTTTACACAGTTGAGTGTGCAGCTGCCTATTATTTCCTCCCATCCACTGTAAGAGACACTTTAAAGCCATGAAAGGACAAGACCCAGCTAATACAGACAGGGCTGGATTCAGGAGGTTTGCAGGAGCTCAGGTGTGTTCCCTTGATCCAGAATGATGGATCAGAAGCTCCATTTTCAGTGTCCCTTGATCCAGAATGATTTATCAGAAGCTCCATTTTCAGTGTCCCTTGATCCAGAATGATGGATCAGGAACTCCATTTTCAGTGTCCCTTGATCCAGAATGATGGATCAGAAGCTCCATTTTCAGTGTCCCTTGATCCAGAATGATGGATCAGAAACTCCATTTTCAGTGTCCCTTGATCCAGAATGATGGATCAGAAACTCCATTTTCAGTGTCCCTTGATCCAGAATGATTTATCAGAAGCTCCATTTTCAGTGTCCCTTGATCCAGAATGATGGATCAGAAGCTCCATTTTCACTGTACCTTTAGGTCATTCCGTAGGGCGTGCCCAACTAAAATCCTTCCCTGCAGGATCTCAGCCACCTCCTTCTGAACTGTTTTAAAGTCTTCACCTAAAAATGCCACACAAGGAAACATTTTCCATGAGCAACCAGTGCATCTTTTCTGGGAAGTAACTGATCCTTGGGACTGTAGTTTTTGTACAGTACACTGAATCTCTGCTTGCTAGAACatagtataaaaaaaaaaaaaatttcttttcccttcatGGAATTCTCTATGTTCCACCAGTTAATTCCTTCAAGGGTGTAGAGAATTCTACAAAGAGTACAGcatgaaaaggaaattattttttatactATATTCCACGAGTTAATCCCTTCAAAGGTGTTGATGATCACTGTATAAAAACACTTCTTCCCACAATTTTTCTTAGCATTAAGTTTAAGTCAAATCTCAGCATTTTGCTTTCCCAAATTAGGTCTCAAACCCTTGCAAGCTCAGCCAATGAGGCTCCTGTGACAACCCACTGAATCCTCCCACTTTGGGGGACCCCTGGTTACCTGAGTTTATGTTCTGAGGCCGGATGCCACTGACAGCTGTCCTGTAGTCTGTCACCTTCTCCGTGGGCTTGACAAACTTGTCATAGACACACTTGCCAAACTGGTTGACGATGGACACCCGAGCCAAGATGCTGTCCTCACCCTTGGGGCCAACCCCCACCATCTCACAATCCATGGCCACGGCCTTGGTCAGCCTGGAAGGCAaagggacaccttggggacaccttgatGTGAGCAGGGCaaagcctggcagcagggacagggagatggCAGCTCAGTGTGCAGGTCAGTTATCAGAAGCCAATCTGATAGCCCTgatattgttattattgtttaATTGAAGGGATGGGACTACAGTCAGGTTAAAAACAATTTATTGCTCAGACTAGGGGCTGTGAGATTTATGAGGGTAAGTAGTTGGTTATAGCTCAAGAGTAGTTATAAGTTCTTTGTTACAAGACAATATATAACTTTCTAATCTAAGACACTTGCTACaaagtttattttgcttttctaacctATCACTTTTACTTATTTCTACTGCACTGTGTATACTTATATCTAATGGGCTATTATGTACATGTACACACAGATGTTTCTATTATAACTTCTAAGCTCTTAGCTTACTCTGTACAATTACACCCTGACATTATAAACCCTTCACTATCTTATTAATACAGTTTTTTACTGAAGGTATACTCTTCCTTACAACTATAGAAACATGAGTTTAtgatttttttgcttctttgtgtacttttttttttacatcaatCTAAGCCTGTTCCAAGGCTGCAGATCAAACCTTTCAGTGTTTCTGGAAGTTTCTATCTTCCCATTCCTCACACTCTGATGCCATCCTTCCCCCTGCAATGTCACTCACCCATCAAAAGCCTTTTCCTTAACCAGCACCTTCTCCACAGACTGGCATTGCTCTGTTTCAAGCCCCAGGTTCCTTCTGGCAATTTTTGCTGCTTCAGGTCCTAGTGCTGCTTCAATATCTTTGGGATCAACATCATCAAACCAGATGTCAGCCCTGGGAAGAACAGATTTAATGACATTTAACACTCTCAAAGCAATCTGGTGTCTGTTGTACAAAAAGTATGTTTACTTTTAAAACCAAGAGATAAACCCTGTGAAAATTAAGTCTATGGCTGGCACCTCTGCAGGTTTCTTGCTGTGTCTGAGAAGTAGGGGCAAAATGTTCCTTATTTCTTTCAGAATTGAGTCTGGAAAAGTGCAGCAGTTTGGAATGTACCTCTCTGAGCTCCTCCCAAAATAAATATTCACATCCAGGTTGCTGCCTGAAATACTCACTCTTTGGGCTGGTGCTCCAGGGGTTCCTCAGCTTTCCTCCTCTTGTGTTTCAGCTCATCATTCTCCTTCACAACAATGccgtttttccttttttctttgctgcttttcccattGCTTTTGGTGCCATTTAAGTTCTTATTTTCTGTAACCCCCTTGGATTCTGGCTTGGCCAAAGGAGCTTTAGCAGCACCATTGTCCATTTTATTAGTGGATTTTACCTTTAccacattcccattcccattgaCTGCTGGGACTTCTGGGCTTTTGGCTGCTTTGAGTGGCTGCTTCTTTTTGGTGTCTGTTTGACCCGTGGGGATGGGCTTCTTGGAGTTATTTGCCTTTTGTTTCAGCAGCTgaaatgacattaaaaaaaaaaaaaaaagacagaaagataAAGGGAAaagagcctggaaaagagaaggctttagAGTGACCTAGAGTAACTAAAAGGAGCATTCaggaaagggggagagggacTATTCACATGAGTCTGGAGTGACAGGATAAAGGGAATGACTTCAAGTAGTGTTAGATGGATTTTGGGAacaaattcttccctgtgagagtgggcaggccctggcacagggtgcccagagcagctgaggctgcccctggatccctggcagtgcccaaggccgggCTGGACATGGGGGTttgctgggacagtgggaggtgtccctgccccgtGCAACTGCATTCAGGCACTGCCAGCATGGCCCCGCTGCTTCCTTGTCCCCACCGCATCCCCCGGTCCCTCTCACCTCCTGCAGCGCCTTCCAGTTGGAGGAGAACTCCTGCGGGTTGCGGGGGGGACCCACAGCCGCCATGCCGGGGCCTTTGGACGCGGCCGCCGCTTCCCCGAGGGccttcctctttttcctcctcttcttgcTCTTCCCGCGGGCCGCGCCGCTCGGGCCCGCCGCCTGCGGCTCCGCAAGGCTCTGCTTGGCCATGGGGGGGTCAGCGGGGTGGGACCGGGACCGGGAACGGGATCGCGATCAGGGGACAGCGAGTCCCACCCGGGCCGGCGCTACCGCAGGGGGACCGGCACAGCGCCGCACCGCTCCGCCGGGGAACGCCGGCCCGCGCTTGGGTTCCGGGCTGGATGGGGGGGCTTCCGTGGttccggggctgggggtggcgGCGTGAGGAATGAACCCTGCTCATAACAGCGGGGTGACCCCCACCCCACACgggtgtgtccccagggccacacGGCCCCCGAGCCGCCCCTCGGCCCGCTGGGGCTGGCGCACAAGCCGGACAGTCCGCGGTCATTGCGCAAGGGCGGCCGCGTTCCCCTCGGGCCAGCTCTAAGCGTGTTTGCTCAGGGGCTGTTTGCTCAAACAAACGCTGcttctgctctttctgctcttcCCTTCCGCTCCACGTGAGGCCCCGGGCCGAAAGCTCTCGGTGCTCGGCTGGGAGAGCTCGGTCTGTCCGGCATGGCCGTCAGCTTGGCGCTGCGGACGCTCGCCGTGCTCccgctggggctgtgctggctccctgAGGTGAGTCTGACCTCGCAACGGCCCTTCCAGGAACGCTGCCCGCCTTCtaagaaaagctaaaaaaaaaaaaaataaagaaaaagaagaggagaCGACGCGGTTCTAAGCCAAACTCTGTCCGAGCTCGCTAATCACGAAGATAAAGCTGTTCCCTCCtttgtgcagcccctgct encodes:
- the STKLD1 gene encoding serine/threonine kinase-like domain-containing protein STKLD1, with protein sequence MEKYEVLEQLQPGALGTVLVAQLRTEQAAQKKYAIKQVECIDQHQANVALKEAKDLLKLCHVNICTYKELFLTWNNEVSSLFLCLVMQHSGQGDLSALIREKRENSEKISTMVVQKLLGQMVDALFYIHKQNIWHRNLKPSNILVTGEPSFMLSDFSTETLMSDELKWKIRVEEESKSWMAPETFGFSFTEKSDIWSLGCVLLDMMSCFVLNAEEIKSLLQGIRGDSSCLEGVLTLIQDGERNYLPFFPLLLMMLQIEPSMRPTARDLITDPFVEKCLIFAGETSIKLKKSLLPSITDELLQGGVENVLAFMQASWDVEEVQAEGIQYLASFVEDKTALPYLLTCTEVITLAMKVHTDSLDLQVDGCTLLLEILSQALKQGVTMALDESVASCLLHTVREHSENEEFLSMLCTVLMMVSASEVAAENLRKVGIIPDLLSILRRFLHNDNICFSCCAVLWSLAVSEDNTDQAVLASAVPVTSAVLQEHLQNGVIAESACSALWALALQGCLADSDYEPTAALVLDALRMNPERKRLVENGCLALATLVRLSETAALAILLDSKGSGTELIKQEYHLHSHEPEVAEALCLLMNEMVQYDEVMLNMRSQKMEKLLSEIKFQFPFSTEILTLVDATLSKLRKEKCFV
- the REXO4 gene encoding RNA exonuclease 4, with protein sequence MAKQSLAEPQAAGPSGAARGKSKKRRKKRKALGEAAAASKGPGMAAVGPPRNPQEFSSNWKALQELLKQKANNSKKPIPTGQTDTKKKQPLKAAKSPEVPAVNGNGNVVKVKSTNKMDNGAAKAPLAKPESKGVTENKNLNGTKSNGKSSKEKRKNGIVVKENDELKHKRRKAEEPLEHQPKEADIWFDDVDPKDIEAALGPEAAKIARRNLGLETEQCQSVEKVLVKEKAFDGLTKAVAMDCEMVGVGPKGEDSILARVSIVNQFGKCVYDKFVKPTEKVTDYRTAVSGIRPQNINSGEDFKTVQKEVAEILQGRILVGHALRNDLKVLLLDHPHKMIRDTQRYKPFKERVKSSRPSLKLLCEKLLNVQVQTAEHCSIQDAQAAMRLYTLEKKKWEAAVKNKANKKNCKT